Genomic window (Nomia melanderi isolate GNS246 chromosome 14, iyNomMela1, whole genome shotgun sequence):
AATAGTTTGGATATTCCTTATACATTTAATTCtgtaaatattctagatactctCACGGAGTCTCGAGTCCTGGTCGACACGTACGCACAAGATTATACTTTACGAGTGAAAGTCATGTACACTCTTTACTGACAGTATTACGTTACGGTGGTTTACTCGATGTACGTAACAGTATTTATCGGTTTTTGCATTTTTTACTCTTCTTAAATATTATAGGTAGTAAAAGACGAGCAATGGCGTCGCGCAATGGAGTACGTTAGCATGGTCTCTGAATTGAACTACATGTCACAAATTGTAGTCATGTTATACGAAGATCCAACCAAAGACCCCAGCAGCGAAGAACGTTTCCATGTCGAGTTGCATTTTAGTCCTGGCGTGAACTGCTGCGTACAAAAAAATTTACCACCAGGACCAGGTTTCAGACCTCATTCACGGAATGAAAGTAGTCATAATATTGTAAGTTagcattattattttcttcagaaatcATTAAAACATTCTATACTGTATTGTTTGTATTTTTAGGGTGAAAGTGGTGGTGGTTCCACTCAAGATACGATTTCTCAGTGCAGTGCACGAATAGAGGAAGAAGATGTGGAATTTGCAATTTCAGATGATGATTTTATGAATCCACCAGTCCAATCCGtacatattaattctatttacgGAGCATTTAAAGTGTTTCACACGTTtactcttatttttattttaattttaaggatACTCCGCCACCTATGATAGAAACTGATGCAGTAGATTCAATGATGGACAGTCCAACAACCAGCAGAGCTGTTGATATGATGGATTTGGATCCTAATATGATGGATGAACCTTTCGATAGTGGTTTCTTACAGAGTTCTGCGCCAATTCCAATCAGGTAACCAGACATTCAACTCTGCAGAAATAAATTACGGAATATTCGAtccataataatttaattaattatcgtttAGTGCTAGAACAGTAGCTGGACACGAGGCTGCTAGACTCGGAAGCCAATTGGCTGCTAGCCAACGTCAACGACGCGATGCAGAAAGAGGTGGAATCGTTGAACCACGTGCACGTAGTTATGACCATCAAAGACAAGATAAACCTGAGAAAGGTAAAGGAAATGCATTTTAGCTTCTGTCGGTAGTGTATATATCGTGTTCAAGTAATATTGAGACAAtgctaatattttttttacatgcaTGGTAGGTATAAGTACTTGGAGATATAACTTATATATACACTTATAGATATAACTATTTAACTTTTTGAATAtaacaaagagttaaatatctGTGTAAATAGCTGTTGCATATCCCTTGAGTCAAGTACTGCTAGAATGAATTAGTGAAACTTTGTTGCAAAGGAAACTAACTTCAATTTCTTGGGAACTTAATGGTCCAATGAAATttacaaatcaatttttttatcacAAAGTGTGGTGTTTTTTCATGTCTTTTTATAGCTGCGGACAAGCTGCAGTATCAGAGCTTGGACGCGGTCAACAAAGAAGGTACGTCACTCAGACTTCCTGTTATGATTATAGCAGGATGATATTGAAAAGAATGAGTTAgcgtttttttctttaattaataattgtcgcAGGTTTCTTGTAAAATCTAAATCCATACAATCTGAAGCCTCAATTTTTCGAATCTTCACATCTTAATAGAGTGGATTTAGAACTTTTCTATTACTTTCTTACAAGTATTTAGATTGTTAGATAATCTGATCTTTGCTTTCTCAATAGTATTCTTTAGTTGCAACATAGACAGCTACGATTTGCATTCTCTACTGTTCCTTCTATTAATGCAGCATCTTCGTATATTTATTGatacacaaatatatttttattaagcaTTTGTCCCTCGGTAACCTTAGAATGAAATATACACTGTATAGTAATCCTTTAGTGTCACGCTCACTccttaatattacaatgttctTTTTATGTATTGTATGTACCACTTTTTTTGTATTCATTACATTGATTTTTTATGTATTGTAGCATACGATTgaaacttattttttattttcaagtgtTTCGATACCAAGGCATtgttattggaataaaattgaaattagttgTTTGGTTAAAATGTAACTTATGAGCCAGAGCTTGAGTAACAGAactaattcatcaaatacgaAAGAAGAACACACAAAGATAGAcagagataaaggaaaattcagTTGGAATAACTCTTTGCTCAGCGATAGTTGTGCGCGTGGAAGCCAACTAATTTATGTCGGCAACTGTTTGAGTTACATACAGAATGTGACTTATCCAGTTGCCCTCCCGTTTCCTTTATTCCTAAGCTCACTGTTCCATCGGGATTCACAAATTAACAGAACTTAGTTGTTTTCAAAGATCATGTCTGCTTGTTCTTTATACATACTTGTTAactgaatttcattattttcattgtgtattcatctgtttataatatttttcaccttatatttttattcgttttccaaaaatgttgaaattttaattttaatagtactATTGGTGTTTATGTCATTAATTCAATAATAGGTAGTTCGTGTTACATGTATTCACATTTTTGTCTGCAGtgtcatttttcattattaacaatataaacTCTTAATGTGTTCATCAAGTTTTGTGTTCTCGGATTAAGTACCAATgacaatcaaattttcaaaggaacaaaataactgtgtatttaatataaattcttataaaagaaGTTATAATTTCACAAGAAGTCCCAGACTATTCGAATGTCATTGGTACGAGAATCCTTAATCATGGTGTTGTGTTAATGAGTCAGTGTTGTCTAGTTGGCTACTGGTTGCATGGCTATCGTGTGCCATGGGTGTATAACACTAACTAAAGTTGTTCCTTTTAATCGCAAACAAATGAAAGTATAAGTCATTTCCTCTACATTTCTGTCAGTTTATTCTCCTCCATTGGTAAGGAATCCTTTCTTCGGAACGTCGtcttcaaacaatataaaatgttcaaattaagAAATTCCCATCGTACTGGAAGCattcgaatgaaaaaagaaaaagaaaacttatATCATCGACGTAGCCAAAGGTTCTTGCCAAtgattacttttatttcttcaaCAATGAGTTTATTTAATACtctatttctcttcttttcttttcttttctttccttccttcgtGCCCTGTCCTGCTGCTAAATTTGCCATTTATTCATTCTAACTGCATCGTTTCACTCATGCAAATGCATGGGAACACACAGAAAAGAAGCATGCAACAAAGTGCCAAGTAGAGATGTCTAGCCAGGCTTTGCTGCACGTGCCTATGGGGAAGGTGGCTTTGTCGCACTCCTTCAGTTCACCGGAGTTACCTGTTCCTTCAGTCGAAACCTCCACTTCAACACCCTTGGTGACATTACACAATACCCCTTTAGTTTCACCGAACAGCAGGACTTCGGGTATCATGAACATCGTAGTTCCGGTTCCCACGATTCGTCTCTCGGCATATCTCCCTACCGATTCCGAGGAAGCTGATCCTCATCTGCGCTTTCGAAGTAAGAAATACGGACGTTCCCATGCAAACGCTACTCTTCCCTGCATCTCGTGTGAGTTGAACAGTTCTATGAAACCGGCGTATGACGATTCATGGAGAAAATCTTCCCATTTGTTCCATCGTGAACGAGTTTCAGGGTTGACAAGTGCTCAGATCCGATTGCAGAAGCAATCTTGTTCATTGTCCGTCCATCAACCCAGATGTCTTTGTTATAATTGTAACGTGTCAGAGCTAATTCTACGGAGTAGGGAACTTCCGCCTGTAGAACGTTCTAACTTTGATACCTATTTCGCTCGTTCGTTATCTCATaagttttttaattgttcttgtTATTTAAGTCTGTATCAGGAAGAGTGTGATCGTTCCTCTTGCAGTGTCTCGTATGCGAATAGTTGTGGGAATGCGAAAGAGTTTCATCGATTAGTCAATCTTGATCCAGAATTTGGCTTATCCGTTAGGTCTCCAAGAGGACAGTGCTTGACATCTCTTAGTTATTCTATGTTAACGTCTGGTCAACCTTCTGTGCGTAAACATCCAGCGCCTCAGGAAAGACAGAAGTGGAGGTTCGACAAGGAAGATGTTAGACAGATATGTGGCAATGGTTCTACTCTTGAGAAAGTTCGCCGATCAACTGGAACAATGTCGTGTCCAAATTTAAGTAACCTTTTATCCGGTGATTCATTGTATTTGACTGAACACTTTTCAACCAGTGGTTCTTTAACGCGCAGGTGTAGGTCTTGCACAAATTTGAATCTCCATTGGCACAGTAACCTGGTAGATGTATCTGATCATAACAGTATGCTTTATCATTTGTCCTTTATGCACAATAATGATGTTCGCGACAATCATGATATTCCATGTGAGTCTAACCATCGTTCCAAGTGTCCACGTGTACCATTTTCCCGACTCCAGCCTCAGAGATCCTTCTCATCTCCAGACACACGACCTTCGATCATTCAACCTGACCCTACCTGCACAGCAAGGCGCCACCGTCACAGTATCTCCGGACAGATGAGTTATTTCAAGCTGTTGGGCTACAACATCAACAAGAAATTGACAGGATCAGCCAACAGTTTATTCAGTACAGCAGTTATCAGTGGATCCTCGAGTGCTCCTAATTTGAAGGATATGGTACCTCCCCATGCATCTGCAGTTGCTGGTAAGTTCAATTTCCATTGTAATTATGATAGACTGAAATTTAGAAGAGCTCTGCTAATTTACTGAATCCTATTCTATTTAGCAATAGAAGGTTTCGGTGGTGTACCACCTATAAGACCTTTGGAGACGCTTCACAACGCATTGTCTCTTCGCCAATTGGATTCTTTCTTGGAAATGATGACCAGTGCTCCTCTATTTCGAACACCAGCCTCTTCACCTCCAAAATATCCATCACCGGGTGGATCgactcatgaatctgttaaTCAGAATCTCAGTATTGGAGGAATCAGTCGCGAGTACCACTCTTCCGACTTGGAAGCTGTCAGGTACCGTAAGAAATTAACTAAACCACCTTTGTGAGTATTCagactttttttatttctataatatgttGTGTTGTTTTTGTGAAACTGACTTTGAAGTAGTTATTTGTATGTCTGCTTTGCGTTTCATTTACTTGTAATAATTAGTAGTTGGATAAAGAAACATTGATGTTCTCTTAGGTACATCACTCCAACTCCGATACAATACAAATCTTCAAACGATGGGGAACCATGCGATATAAGAAGCCAACTATCGCCAACTAGTCCCAACAGTGAGTGTGTACAGTGTGTGCAGTTTAACTTACTATTCTTATCGTCATTAAATGATTGTATATAATTAGGTACTGGTTGGAGTAGTGAACCACAATCATTTATATCATCTGAACCATCATCCCCTGCTCCAACTTCTGCAGGAGAATGTAGTATGTCTATAAGTTTAATTAGCAACGAggggtaagtgaaaaatattaaacaaaagaaaagtgaaagaaatcataaagagCGCAGTGTGCTTCATTATAGAGTACAATCTTCCAACAGGGGTCCCAAACTTCCTACAACTCCTTGTCTAGATGTGGATTTCAACGAATTTTGTATGAATATTGATCAAGAACACAGAGAAAGCCGTGGTAGCGTGTCATACACGGATTATTACAGTAGTGAAGATGGGCAGATTCGAAAGTGCAATTTTGGGTCAGGCTTCGGCAGTAacttacaaaaaattatatgcACCGATGATCTTCCTATCGAAAACATGGATGACGACGAGAATCGTACAATAACGTTGAAGCAAATTGAAGAGCAAAGGAAACAGGATGTTAAACTAATATTTGAGCAACAGGAGAGTTCGAGCACAAAAGCTAGTACCAGTTGCAAAAAAATTGGAAGGTTGGTGTTGCGGTAtgcgaaattaaaataaacgcaTGGAGTTCACTTCCTTGTGTTACATCTTCCTTTTTTAGATTTCTGGTTGAGAGTATGGATATAACAGATGAAGACGTCAGGATCAAAGAAACAGACGTTTCCGACAAAAGAAAGCCACCTAGCTCTCAAAAAGCTGATTCCAATACAGAGAAATTTTATAGAAGTAAAGATACCAACGTTGAAAAGAGTCATTCCTCTAGTACTTACAAGAGAAAGAACTTTTCTCGATCACAGAGCGTTTCTACCCCAAAGTCAGTTGTTCCAAAGGCCGAGACTAACTTAAGTTATAAATGTATGTCAAAATTAAGTTCTTTATCGAACATGTCGGACAAAGATTTGGAAGATTGGAAGCAGATATTGGTGGACACAAAGCCTTCCACCTCGCCTTCAGCAAATTTGGAAGAGCCAATTCTGACTGTGGCAAGCAGTTTGACAAATAGTTCTAGCGTGACTATAGGTTTCAACGTCCACgaagaaaacaaagaataacTTTACTTTGAATAGTATTACTTCATTCAAAAGTAGTGCCTTATTATTAGAAAGCTATCTTAGACAGATGGCGATAGATATAATTTTTGCATATAGTTTTGAACAGATGTTGCTTCGTATTCATATATATCTGCATATAGAATCAGCAAGTATCaggaagataaataaaaaattatattacgtgTATAATGGATCAACAATATAGATTCTGCGCaacttgttcattttatttgcgAGGGACAAAATCGTTGTTCAGCATTGTATTAttagatgaattttaatattttaattctcaaCTACATTCTTTTAATCTTAGTTATTTAAACATAGGAACTTTctattaatactttaaaaaaatgttataatttaaattgcTGATTTAAAGAAAGTATTCAAactaattgaataattataacattccTCCTTCCGACTATTCAAACCAGTACTTACAATATTATAAgggaattaattttctttaaacgaTGTTCGTGTATACTAtgattgtatttttatagatGAATTAGGTGCAATGTTCATACTGTATTAAAAGAGGAGGCAAGGAGaaacgtttatttaattaaacgttaGAATAGAGTTGAACTAACTGACAGTTCTTGTAATTTGTCAAAATGAAAAGATACCTCATTTGTATAATCAAAGCGGAGAATAGCAGAGATACATACGTCTACACCGTTTTATTTCTTGTTGCAActtaatattcattttgtatttattttatatgtaattaaattgAGACATACTCTAGATAAATTACCGTGAATGTACAAACACTAAGAATTACGAAGTATTtgaacatatatatatgtataaatatacacacTGTCTACGTAGCAATTGTTCTATAATCTGCATTCGTTTCGGTGTaaatacattacaaaattatccAAAGAAATAGAAGATATATGCTATTTTTCTTATGGACATATTGAAAAATAGTTAAAAGTTGCAGAGATATATGTAATTGTAATCTTGAAGTGATCGGATATTTAAGGTGCtacataaattgaatttattatgttCCTATTTCACTTCATATTCGTAGCAGAGATAATAGAATTAATGCATGTACGCGTATAGATTGCTTCACCTAATTTCATAGCTTGAAATATATTCTTCGTCGTTCAATcaataaaagagaaacaaaaatctGTTTAGTAACTTGACCAAAGACACTGCTTCTTCTCATTTATAAGAGACACCTAACTCTTCGATTCCAACAAGGAACAAATTctttaggaaaataatattaagtgaAGCATTCTATATCTTTGTAATTAAACGATGTGGAATTGagattgttattttaattcattgacGAGCACGTACCCGGCGGTTTTACTGAGTAAACCATGTTTGTGCGAAATATTGTTTTGATCAGAAATTGGAGTAATTACTTATTTTCGTGCatcttttttttacaaattcaattaaatacaatgtttattttattttcatatttaatactacCAATTCTTTTgataaaagttatttacaaaatacttTTCCAAAAGTTCTGATATTAAAACACTTCTCAAGAATTGACAATTACTATTTTAGTTACTTAAAAAGTACAtgcaaataatttgaaaaaaattaatgttatatatttattacactttaAATAAATTGTGGGGAAATgaattatgtttgaaaaatgttcagaatagatgtatcagtgtaaaataaataaaatgaaaaaagatgaGACCGGTGTTCTTCTATATCCTCTTTTATCTTTAGAAATTGAGTAAGTTTGAAAACCATAGACCAAGATCTGCGAACCCCATAGATGTAGAAAACTGATTCGAAGGAAACATTCagttttgaatgtttaaaaaaaatatatcattacaatttgatattaattcttcaacctattgtattaattaattattgaaaatcattaatttttttaaaaataggcATTCCACGACATCCATAGGTTTCACCGATGtttcaaaaagtaaaaaattatttctttagtgACTTACAGATTTTTCAGCATAAATCACGATCAGGCAGTTACCAAGGAGATTGTTTCTTGTATTTATCCTGCGTTGTTTCGCTCGTTGCACACCTGTTGCATAACAcaagaaaatatacaattaaaatcgATTCCTAAAACGTGTTTCAAGTTTTCTTATGTGGAATACCTACCGActaa
Coding sequences:
- the l(1)G0196 gene encoding inositol hexakisphosphate and diphosphoinositol-pentakisphosphate kinase isoform X4, translated to MTYTFVVMLLVAAFLKANRNYSWFELESMMENVNSSSCTAVPDVYIFDCDNEAEPYWQMMAELSDGCSNDDGCMGGSDLEGEGKQVLVGVCAMAKKSQSKPMKEILTRLEEFEYIKIVVFPEEVILKESVEDWPIVDCLISFHSKGFPLDKAISYANLRNPFIINNLPMQYDIQDRRRVYAILSSEGIEIPRYAVLDRDSSDPKHHELVESEDHVEVNGVTFNKPFVEKPVSAEDHNIYIYYPTSAGGGSQRLFRKIGSRSSVYSPESRVRKTGSYIYEDFMPTDGTDVKVYTVGPDYAHAEARKSPALDGKVERDSEGKEIRYPVILSNAEKLISRKVCLAFKQTVCGFDLLRANGQSFVCDVNGFSFVKNSNKYYDDCAKILGNMILRELAPTLHIPWSVPFQLDDPPIVPTTFGKMMELRCVVAVIRHGDRTPKQKMKVEVRHPKFFEIFAKYDGYKHGHIKLKRPKQLQEILDTARSLLSEIQHRAAGPELEEKQGKLEQLKSVLEMYGHFSGINRKVQMKYQPRGRPRGSSSDDDRLGEPSLVLILKWGGELTPAGRIQAEELGRIFRCMYPGGQEEDSEMLPNHGDYAGAQGLGLLRLHSTFRHDLKIYASDEGRVQMTAAAFAKGLLALEGELTPILVQMVKSANTNGLLDNDCDSSKYQNMVKTRLHELLQQDREFTREDREQINPGNALSINAAMDFVKNPVRCCQHVHILIQKLMDIVRIKKDDAKTKDAILYHGETWELMGRRWGKIEKDFCTKNKRFDISKIPDIYDCIKYDLQHNNHTLQFEHAEELYIYSKYLADIVIPQEYGLTVQEKLTIGQGICTPLLKKIRADLQRNIEESGEETVNRLNPRYSHGVSSPGRHVRTRLYFTSESHVHSLLTVLRYGGLLDVVKDEQWRRAMEYVSMVSELNYMSQIVVMLYEDPTKDPSSEERFHVELHFSPGVNCCVQKNLPPGPGFRPHSRNESSHNIGESGGGSTQDTISQCSARIEEEDVEFAISDDDFMNPPVQSDTPPPMIETDAVDSMMDSPTTSRAVDMMDLDPNMMDEPFDSGFLQSSAPIPISARTVAGHEAARLGSQLAASQRQRRDAERGGIVEPRARSYDHQRQDKPEKAADKLQYQSLDAVNKEEKKHATKCQVEMSSQALLHVPMGKVALSHSFSSPELPVPSVETSTSTPLVTLHNTPLVSPNSRTSGIMNIVVPVPTIRLSAYLPTDSEEADPHLRFRSKKYGRSHANATLPCISCELNSSMKPAYDDSWRKSSHLFHRERVSGLTSAQIRLQKQSCSLSVHQPRCLCYNCNVSELILRSRELPPVERSNFDTYFARSLSHKFFNCSCYLSLYQEECDRSSCSVSYANSCGNAKEFHRLVNLDPEFGLSVRSPRGQCLTSLSYSMLTSGQPSVRKHPAPQERQKWRFDKEDVRQICGNGSTLEKVRRSTGTMSCPNLSNLLSGDSLYLTEHFSTSGSLTRRCRSCTNLNLHWHSNLVDVSDHNSMLYHLSFMHNNDVRDNHDIPCESNHRSKCPRVPFSRLQPQRSFSSPDTRPSIIQPDPTCTARRHRHSISGQMSYFKLLGYNINKKLTGSANSLFSTAVISGSSSAPNLKDMVPPHASAVAAIEGFGGVPPIRPLETLHNALSLRQLDSFLEMMTSAPLFRTPASSPPKYPSPGGSTHESVNQNLSIGGISREYHSSDLEAVRYRKKLTKPPLYITPTPIQYKSSNDGEPCDIRSQLSPTSPNSTGWSSEPQSFISSEPSSPAPTSAGECSMSISLISNEGVQSSNRGPKLPTTPCLDVDFNEFCMNIDQEHRESRGSVSYTDYYSSEDGQIRKCNFGSGFGSNLQKIICTDDLPIENMDDDENRTITLKQIEEQRKQDVKLIFEQQESSSTKASTSCKKIGRFLVESMDITDEDVRIKETDVSDKRKPPSSQKADSNTEKFYRSKDTNVEKSHSSSTYKRKNFSRSQSVSTPKSVVPKAETNLSYKCMSKLSSLSNMSDKDLEDWKQILVDTKPSTSPSANLEEPILTVASSLTNSSSVTIGFNVHEENKE
- the l(1)G0196 gene encoding inositol hexakisphosphate and diphosphoinositol-pentakisphosphate kinase isoform X8, with translation MTYTFVVMLLVAAFLKANRNYSWFELESMMENVNSSSCTAVPDVYIFDCDNEAEPYWQMMAELSDGCSNDDGCMGGSDLEGEGKQVLVGVCAMAKKSQSKPMKEILTRLEEFEYIKIVVFPEEVILKESVEDWPIVDCLISFHSKGFPLDKAISYANLRNPFIINNLPMQYDIQDRRRVYAILSSEGIEIPRYAVLDRDSSDPKHHELVESEDHVEVNGVTFNKPFVEKPVSAEDHNIYIYYPTSAGGGSQRLFRKIGSRSSVYSPESRVRKTGSYIYEDFMPTDGTDVKVYTVGPDYAHAEARKSPALDGKVERDSEGKEIRYPVILSNAEKLISRKVCLAFKQTVCGFDLLRANGQSFVCDVNGFSFVKNSNKYYDDCAKILGNMILRELAPTLHIPWSVPFQLDDPPIVPTTFGKMMELRCVVAVIRHGDRTPKQKMKVEVRHPKFFEIFAKYDGYKHGHIKLKRPKQLQEILDTARSLLSEIQHRAAGPELEEKQGKLEQLKSVLEMYGHFSGINRKVQMKYQPRGRPRGSSSDDDRLGEPSLVLILKWGGELTPAGRIQAEELGRIFRCMYPGGQGDYAGAQGLGLLRLHSTFRHDLKIYASDEGRVQMTAAAFAKGLLALEGELTPILVQMVKSANTNGLLDNDCDSSKYQNMVKTRLHELLQQDREFTREDREQINPGNALSINAAMDFVKNPVRCCQHVHILIQKLMDIVRIKKDDAKTKDAILYHGETWELMGRRWGKIEKDFCTKNKRFDISKIPDIYDCIKYDLQHNNHTLQFEHAEELYIYSKYLADIVIPQEYGLTVQEKLTIGQGICTPLLKKIRADLQRNIEESGEETVNRLNPRYSHGVSSPGRHVRTRLYFTSESHVHSLLTVLRYGGLLDVVKDEQWRRAMEYVSMVSELNYMSQIVVMLYEDPTKDPSSEERFHVELHFSPGVNCCVQKNLPPGPGFRPHSRNESSHNIGESGGGSTQDTISQCSARIEEEDVEFAISDDDFMNPPVQSDTPPPMIETDAVDSMMDSPTTSRAVDMMDLDPNMMDEPFDSGFLQSSAPIPISARTVAGHEAARLGSQLAASQRQRRDAERGGIVEPRARSYDHQRQDKPEKAADKLQYQSLDAVNKEEKKHATKCQVEMSSQALLHVPMGKVALSHSFSSPELPVPSVETSTSTPLVTLHNTPLVSPNSRTSGIMNIVVPVPTIRLSAYLPTDSEEADPHLRFRSKKYGRSHANATLPCISCELNSSMKPAYDDSWRKSSHLFHRERVSGLTSAQIRLQKQSCSLSVHQPRCLCYNCNVSELILRSRELPPVERSNFDTYFARSLSHKFFNCSCYLSLYQEECDRSSCSVSYANSCGNAKEFHRLVNLDPEFGLSVRSPRGQCLTSLSYSMLTSGQPSVRKHPAPQERQKWRFDKEDVRQICGNGSTLEKVRRSTGTMSCPNLSNLLSGDSLYLTEHFSTSGSLTRRCRSCTNLNLHWHSNLVDVSDHNSMLYHLSFMHNNDVRDNHDIPCESNHRSKCPRVPFSRLQPQRSFSSPDTRPSIIQPDPTCTARRHRHSISGQMSYFKLLGYNINKKLTGSANSLFSTAVISGSSSAPNLKDMVPPHASAVAAIEGFGGVPPIRPLETLHNALSLRQLDSFLEMMTSAPLFRTPASSPPKYPSPGGSTHESVNQNLSIGGISREYHSSDLEAVRYRKKLTKPPLYITPTPIQYKSSNDGEPCDIRSQLSPTSPNSTGWSSEPQSFISSEPSSPAPTSAGECSMSISLISNEGVQSSNRGPKLPTTPCLDVDFNEFCMNIDQEHRESRGSVSYTDYYSSEDGQIRKCNFGSGFGSNLQKIICTDDLPIENMDDDENRTITLKQIEEQRKQDVKLIFEQQESSSTKASTSCKKIGRFLVESMDITDEDVRIKETDVSDKRKPPSSQKADSNTEKFYRSKDTNVEKSHSSSTYKRKNFSRSQSVSTPKSVVPKAETNLSYKCMSKLSSLSNMSDKDLEDWKQILVDTKPSTSPSANLEEPILTVASSLTNSSSVTIGFNVHEENKE
- the l(1)G0196 gene encoding inositol hexakisphosphate and diphosphoinositol-pentakisphosphate kinase isoform X11 — translated: MSYTELEHGYQGLRNASRPIFYVGDLNTVQPTLVGPVASSIYRLSKRAELSDGCSNDDGCMGGSDLEGEGKQVLVGVCAMAKKSQSKPMKEILTRLEEFEYIKIVVFPEEVILKESVEDWPIVDCLISFHSKGFPLDKAISYANLRNPFIINNLPMQYDIQDRRRVYAILSSEGIEIPRYAVLDRDSSDPKHHELVESEDHVEVNGVTFNKPFVEKPVSAEDHNIYIYYPTSAGGGSQRLFRKIGSRSSVYSPESRVRKTGSYIYEDFMPTDGTDVKVYTVGPDYAHAEARKSPALDGKVERDSEGKEIRYPVILSNAEKLISRKVCLAFKQTVCGFDLLRANGQSFVCDVNGFSFVKNSNKYYDDCAKILGNMILRELAPTLHIPWSVPFQLDDPPIVPTTFGKMMELRCVVAVIRHGDRTPKQKMKVEVRHPKFFEIFAKYDGYKHGHIKLKRPKQLQEILDTARSLLSEIQHRAAGPELEEKQGKLEQLKSVLEMYGHFSGINRKVQMKYQPRGRPRGSSSDDGTKNRLGEPSLVLILKWGGELTPAGRIQAEELGRIFRCMYPGGQGRHLSEEDSEMLPNHGDYAGAQGLGLLRLHSTFRHDLKIYASDEGRVQMTAAAFAKGLLALEGELTPILVQMVKSANTNGLLDNDCDSSKYQNMVKTRLHELLQQDREFTREDREQINPGNALSINAAMDFVKNPVRCCQHVHILIQKLMDIVRIKKDDAKTKDAILYHGETWELMGRRWGKIEKDFCTKNKRFDISKIPDIYDCIKYDLQHNNHTLQFEHAEELYIYSKYLADIVIPQEYGLTVQEKLTIGQGICTPLLKKIRADLQRNIEESGEETVNRLNPRYSHGVSSPGRHVRTRLYFTSESHVHSLLTVLRYGGLLDVVKDEQWRRAMEYVSMVSELNYMSQIVVMLYEDPTKDPSSEERFHVELHFSPGVNCCVQKNLPPGPGFRPHSRNESSHNIGESGGGSTQDTISQCSARIEEEDVEFAISDDDFMNPPVQSDTPPPMIETDAVDSMMDSPTTSRAVDMMDLDPNMMDEPFDSGFLQSSAPIPISARTVAGHEAARLGSQLAASQRQRRDAERGGIVEPRARSYDHQRQDKPEKAADKLQYQSLDAVNKEEKKHATKCQVEMSSQALLHVPMGKVALSHSFSSPELPVPSVETSTSTPLVTLHNTPLVSPNSRTSGIMNIVVPVPTIRLSAYLPTDSEEADPHLRFRSKKYGRSHANATLPCISCELNSSMKPAYDDSWRKSSHLFHRERVSGLTSAQIRLQKQSCSLSVHQPRCLCYNCNVSELILRSRELPPVERSNFDTYFARSLSHKFFNCSCYLSLYQEECDRSSCSVSYANSCGNAKEFHRLVNLDPEFGLSVRSPRGQCLTSLSYSMLTSGQPSVRKHPAPQERQKWRFDKEDVRQICGNGSTLEKVRRSTGTMSCPNLSNLLSGDSLYLTEHFSTSGSLTRRCRSCTNLNLHWHSNLVDVSDHNSMLYHLSFMHNNDVRDNHDIPCESNHRSKCPRVPFSRLQPQRSFSSPDTRPSIIQPDPTCTARRHRHSISGQMSYFKLLGYNINKKLTGSANSLFSTAVISGSSSAPNLKDMVPPHASAVAAIEGFGGVPPIRPLETLHNALSLRQLDSFLEMMTSAPLFRTPASSPPKYPSPGGSTHESVNQNLSIGGISREYHSSDLEAVRYITPTPIQYKSSNDGEPCDIRSQLSPTSPNSTGWSSEPQSFISSEPSSPAPTSAGECSMSISLISNEGVQSSNRGPKLPTTPCLDVDFNEFCMNIDQEHRESRGSVSYTDYYSSEDGQIRKCNFGSGFGSNLQKIICTDDLPIENMDDDENRTITLKQIEEQRKQDVKLIFEQQESSSTKASTSCKKIGRFLVESMDITDEDVRIKETDVSDKRKPPSSQKADSNTEKFYRSKDTNVEKSHSSSTYKRKNFSRSQSVSTPKSVVPKAETNLSYKCMSKLSSLSNMSDKDLEDWKQILVDTKPSTSPSANLEEPILTVASSLTNSSSVTIGFNVHEENKE